GCGCGCTGTTACTTGCCCTTACGCTGTTTCCCCTGATGATGCTGGTTTTGCAAAACCGCGAAAAACGCCGCAATGCCGCCCAACTGGTAATATGCCGCTGTTTTCGGCTGTTTTGTTTTATTCTCGATATTACCGGTGTGGCATCGGTTGATTTTGACGGGCGCGACAAACTGGTAAATGCGCGCGGCAAGCTGATCATCGCCAATCACCCAACGCTGCTTGATGTCGTAATCATTCTGGCGCAAATGGATCGCTGCCAGTGCGTGGTGAAACACCAGCTGTTTCGCAACCCGTTCATGGCCGGTGTGGTGCGCGCGGCGGGCTTTATCCGCAACGATGACAACCCGGAAAAACTGGTGGCCGATGCGGCACGCCATTTGCGCAATGGCGATTGTGTAATGATCTTCCCGGAAGGCACACGCACCGCCAGCGGCGAGAAACTGGGGCCCCTGCAACGCGGTGTTGCAAATATTGCGATCAGTGCTCCTGCTGACTTGATTCCTGTGATTGTGCGCTGTAATCACGATACCCTGAAAAAGGGGACACCGTGGTATCAGATACCACCTTCAAAAATACGATATAATGTTCGTGTCGGATCGACGATATCCGCTACGGGGGAGATTGACCCGTCACAGGTGCGTGCCCGCCAGGCCCGTGCCCTAACGGCGGTCATAAAACAATATTTCTGCGACAGGCTACGCCATGACCACGCTTGAAACCGAGCTTAAATCTTTCATCATCGAAACGCTCAATCTTGAAGATCTGAGTGTCGAGGATATCGACAGCAACGAGGCCCTGTTTGTTGAGGGGTTGGGCCTTGATTCCATCGATGCCCTGGAACTGGGCGTTGCCCTGCAAAAAAAATACGATGTTCGCATTGATGCCAAAAGCGACGATGTAAAAACCCATTTTGCATCGGTGCATAACCTGGCAAAATTTATTGAAATGTCGCGAGGCCAGGCATGAGCACCACCACCATGCAAAGCCGCCAGGACGTTTACCAGCAACTTCACGATTATCTGGTTGATCTGTTTGAAGTGCCCAGCGAAGACATTTCTCCCGATGCCCGCCTGGTCGAGGACCTGGACCTGGACAGCATTGATGCCGTTGATCTGATCGTGAAGTTTCAGGAACTGATTGGCAAAAAGGTGCCTGCCACCGAATTCCGGTCCGTCCGCACGGTCGATGACGTGGTCGAAAAGATCCATGCCCTGGTCAACACCTAAACGCATTATTGCCGTTATCCTTGCCCTGGTCGGGGCGGCATATCCGGTATTGGCCTATTACGGGCTGACGCATTTTTCAGCGCGTTTTCTGCTGGGTATGCTGCTGGTTCTGATCATGGCACGGGCGGCACTGTTTCTGGCATCGCGGCGTGTGGGGGCGGCCCTTATGGCATTGGCCATTGCCGTCATTATCGCTGCTGTCGGCTATTATGCGCAATTATCGGCCTTGCGGTTATATCCGGTGCTGGTCAGTCTGGTTCTGGCGGGTGTTTTTGCCGCTACACTGATGTACCCGCCCACCATGATCGAACGGTTTGCGCGGCTGCGCCACCCCGACCTTGATGCCTATGGCATTGCCTATACCCGGAAACTGACCTGCCTTTGGGTGGCGTTTTTTATCGGTAATGCCATGATTGCCGCAGTAACGGTGCTGTGGGGCACACTGGAACAATGGACCCTTTATAATGGCGTCATTTCCTATGTGCTGATCGGAATTTTGTTTATCGGCGAATGGCCGGTACGATACTGGCTGCGCCAGCGTCATGAAAACAGGAAACAGGGCGAATGAACGGCTTTCTGGCAGGCCTGTTAATGCCACAATCCCCCGACCCCATCATCTGCTTTGAAGATGATGCAGCCCTTGATCGTGCGCGCATGGCCACCGATATTGCGCACATCGCCAGCCACATCAAACACAGCCAGACACAGGCCATTGCCATTCATTGCCAATCGGCCCGTTTGTTTGCAGTTGCATTGGCCGCAACCTGGCTTGCGCGCGCAACGGCCGTTTTACCCGCCAGTGATCGCACCGGCTACCTTGATGAAATCGCCAGTGCCTTTGACCTGTTTTTGGATGATGCCGCCATTACTGCAACTCTAGGCGCACACGAAACATCCAACCAGCCCGTCTGGCAGGAAACGGACCTTCCCGCACCTGAAAACTGCCTTGCCACATTTTACACATCGGGTTCCACAGGTGCGCCAAAGGCCATTGCCAAAACCCTGGCCCAGCTTGAAGCCGAAATGGCAATGCAAACGCCCCTTTGGCAAAGCGACCTGCGCGCGAATTGCCGCATTTGGGGGCTGGTTTCGCACCAGCATATTTACGGGTTGCTGTTTCGCGTGATCTGGCCGGTAATGACGGACGTGCCATTCATTTCGGCCCAGGCCCGTTTCTGGGAGGATATCGTCCCGAACCTTCGGGATGGCGATATCATCATTGCCAGCCCCGCCCATTTGCAGCGCCTGCACCCTGACCTGGTCAATGCCGCGCGCCCGGCACGGATATTCTGTTCCGGCGGGCCGCTGGATCATAAATCAGCCATGCAGGCCCATGCGGCACTGGGCATCTGGCCAACCGAAATTCTGGGCAGTACGGAAACAGGTGGCATTGCCTGGCGTCAACAAACCAGCGGCGACACCCCCTGGCAGCCCCTGCCCGATGTTAGAACCAGCCAGAATGACGAAGGCTGCCTGATGGTTGCCGCCCCGCATATTGATGGCGAAAACTGGCACCATACGGCGGACCGCGTTGCCTTTGACAACCGGTCAGGCACCAGCCGGTTTCGCCTGCTGGGCCGGGCGGATCGTGTTATTAAAATTGAAGGCAAACGCATATCGCTCGACCGCGTTGAAACACATTTGCGCAACCATAACTGGGTCGACGAGGCCGTTGCCCTGCTGCCCGACGATACCGATAACCGGCTGGCGGCAATTGTGGTTTTAAGCCTGCGCGGATGCGAATATTTGCGGGAACATGGCGCGTTTCACACCGGGCGCATTTTGCGCAACCATATCGGCCAGCACGAAGATGACGCAGCCCTGCCGCGCCGCTGGCGATTTGTTGACGCCATTCCGACAGATAGCCAGGGTAAAAAACCCCTTCATCTGTTACGCGCCCTGTTTACCCCGCCAGCCAAACAGCCAAAGGCAACAGCCCCGATGCAAGGTCAGCCACCGATAACGGCACCGGTCACGTTTCCCACAATCCTTGAACGATCACAGGAAAATGATCTGGCGCGCCTGACCCTGCGTATGGACCCGGAACTGCTTTATTTTCAGGGGCATTTTGACGGCGCCCCCGTATTACCCGGTGTTGTGCAACTGCATTGGGCCGTGCACTATGCCAGGGATGCTTTCGACATTGTGATCACGCCTGATGAAATAACCCAGCTAAAATACCGCAAGGTCATTACCCCCAATGACCAGATCATCCTTCAACTGGAATGTGACCGCACCCGTGGACAGGTCAGGTTCACCTATCTTGGACCGGATACCGATTATTCCAGTGGCCTCATCAAGTTTACAAAGGCGAGCTAAAGGACACATGCTTTAATGCAGATTTGCGCGGTTATCCCGACCCACAACCACCATACGGTGCTGGCCGATGTGGTGGCAGCGGTTCGCGCCAGTGACCTTGCTGTCATTATCGTCGATGACGGGTCCGATTATATCGCGCGCGATTCAATCGCCCGCCTGCATGACCCTGACAATGGTGTCACCGTCCAGCGGCTCGATGAAAATTGCGGCAAGGGCATTGCGGTCATGACCGGCTTTGCCACCGCGCAGCGCCACGGATATACCCACGCCCTGCAGGTTGATGCCGATGGCCAGCATGACCTAGCGCGCATCCCCGATATGCTGCGTGCTGCCCGCGCCAATCCCAACGCCGTCATCACCGGCAAACCCGTTTACGATGACAGCATCCCGGCCGGGCGCAAATTTGGCCGCTGGATCACACATTTCTGGGTGTGGGTGGAAACCCTGTCACTTCATATTCGCGACAGCATGTGCGGTTTTCGCATCTATCCGATTGATGCATCCCTGCTGGTCTGGCAGCGCGAAGGCGTTGGTGCCAAAATGGATTTCGACACCGAAATCATGGTGCGGCTTTATTGGCGCGGGGTGGATGTTGTTCATATCCCGGTCGAGGTGATTTACCCCGAAGGCAATATTTCCAATTTCCGCATGTGGGACGACAATGTCCTGATCACGCTGATGCATATTCGCCTTGTGCTGGGCATGATTGCACGCCTGCCCGGTTTTGTTTTGCAAGGCGGCAACTGGCAACCTGCCCGGCCGGGACAAACGCACCAGATGCAGGCGCAGTCACGGACACAGACCCAGCCGCATTTTTCCCTGCAAAGCGATACATCGCCAGCACAGCACTGGGCCGATATTGATGAACGTGGCATGTATTGGGGTATGCGGTTTTTGGGCATGGTTTACAAGGCCGGCGGGCGTTATCTGTGCCTGGCGGCCATGTTGCCGGTGATTGTTTATTTCTTTTTGACCGGCGAAACCGCGCGCAAGGCATCGCGGAAATATTTGCGCAAAATGGCCCGTGCCAATGGCACGCCGCCACCGCGCTGGCGCGACAGTTTCGCCCATTTCTGGCGTTTTGGCGAAGCTGCCCTTGATAAAATTGCGGGCTGGTCGGGCGAAATGAAAATGGATGATGTCATCCTGCCAGACGGGCATGACGGTATATTTTCATATATCCCCAAGGACCGGGCGATTGTGTTGCTGGTATCGCATTTCGGCAATATTGAAATCATTCGTGCCCTTGCCAGCCGCGATCGTGATTTTCGCGTTAATGTTTTGCTGCATCAAAAAAACGCGGCCCGTTTTGGCAAGGTCCTGAAAAAACTGGCACCGGAATCCCAGGTCAACCTGATCGAGGTCAGCGAGATCGGGCCGGACACCGCCATCATGTTAAGCCAAAAGGTCGAACAGGGTGAATGGGTGGTGATTGCCGCAGACCGCGTTGCCATTGGCGCGCGCGATAAAACCGTGATGGTGCCTTTTCTGGGAGATCCAGCGCCTTTGCCGCAGGGGCCATTTATTTTGGCACATTTGCTGGGCTGCCCCGTTTACATGACAGCAGCGTGGCGTACCAACGGGCGGTTTGAAATTGCTTGGGAAAAACTGACGGACCGTATGGTTCTGCCGCGCGGCAAGCGTATCGAAGCCATTACGGATTATGCCACACAATATATGGCATGGCTTGAACAGCATGTTCGGGCGCATCCCTTGCAATGGTATAACTTCTTTGATTTCTGGGCCCGTCCAAGGGATAAAAATGACCAACAATAATAAAACGCCATCAACAGTTACCTTTGGAAATAACCGTCTTTCCATCGAAGATGTCGTTGCCCTTGCCGAAGGCCGCGCAAAAGCAGCCCTTTCGGACGATGCCGATTTTCGCCAGCGCATTGCCAAAGGTGTTGATTTTCTGGACCGCGAATTGCGCGATCATGGCCATATTTACGGGGTGACCACGGGATATGGTGATTCCGTTTTAAGGCGTGTTCCCCCGCATCTGGTTGATGAACTGCCCCTGCATCTTAGCCGGTTTCACGGCTGCGGCCTGGGGGCGGAACTTTCAGTGCCCGCAAGCCGGGCGGTTCTGGCTGTGCGGCTGGCATCGCTGTGCAGCGGTTATTCCGGCGTCAGCATTGAACTGCTTGAACTGTTAAATGCCTTTTTCGCCCATGACATTACGCCGATCATCCCCGA
The window above is part of the Thalassospira marina genome. Proteins encoded here:
- a CDS encoding lysophospholipid acyltransferase family protein, whose protein sequence is MDKRDQPAQGFFYKLSQVWRLFATGLAFCIFGGGALLLALTLFPLMMLVLQNREKRRNAAQLVICRCFRLFCFILDITGVASVDFDGRDKLVNARGKLIIANHPTLLDVVIILAQMDRCQCVVKHQLFRNPFMAGVVRAAGFIRNDDNPEKLVADAARHLRNGDCVMIFPEGTRTASGEKLGPLQRGVANIAISAPADLIPVIVRCNHDTLKKGTPWYQIPPSKIRYNVRVGSTISATGEIDPSQVRARQARALTAVIKQYFCDRLRHDHA
- a CDS encoding phosphopantetheine-binding protein, producing MTTLETELKSFIIETLNLEDLSVEDIDSNEALFVEGLGLDSIDALELGVALQKKYDVRIDAKSDDVKTHFASVHNLAKFIEMSRGQA
- a CDS encoding acyl carrier protein, which gives rise to MSTTTMQSRQDVYQQLHDYLVDLFEVPSEDISPDARLVEDLDLDSIDAVDLIVKFQELIGKKVPATEFRSVRTVDDVVEKIHALVNT
- a CDS encoding AMP-binding protein; amino-acid sequence: MNGFLAGLLMPQSPDPIICFEDDAALDRARMATDIAHIASHIKHSQTQAIAIHCQSARLFAVALAATWLARATAVLPASDRTGYLDEIASAFDLFLDDAAITATLGAHETSNQPVWQETDLPAPENCLATFYTSGSTGAPKAIAKTLAQLEAEMAMQTPLWQSDLRANCRIWGLVSHQHIYGLLFRVIWPVMTDVPFISAQARFWEDIVPNLRDGDIIIASPAHLQRLHPDLVNAARPARIFCSGGPLDHKSAMQAHAALGIWPTEILGSTETGGIAWRQQTSGDTPWQPLPDVRTSQNDEGCLMVAAPHIDGENWHHTADRVAFDNRSGTSRFRLLGRADRVIKIEGKRISLDRVETHLRNHNWVDEAVALLPDDTDNRLAAIVVLSLRGCEYLREHGAFHTGRILRNHIGQHEDDAALPRRWRFVDAIPTDSQGKKPLHLLRALFTPPAKQPKATAPMQGQPPITAPVTFPTILERSQENDLARLTLRMDPELLYFQGHFDGAPVLPGVVQLHWAVHYARDAFDIVITPDEITQLKYRKVITPNDQIILQLECDRTRGQVRFTYLGPDTDYSSGLIKFTKAS
- a CDS encoding glycosyltransferase family 2 protein, with product MQICAVIPTHNHHTVLADVVAAVRASDLAVIIVDDGSDYIARDSIARLHDPDNGVTVQRLDENCGKGIAVMTGFATAQRHGYTHALQVDADGQHDLARIPDMLRAARANPNAVITGKPVYDDSIPAGRKFGRWITHFWVWVETLSLHIRDSMCGFRIYPIDASLLVWQREGVGAKMDFDTEIMVRLYWRGVDVVHIPVEVIYPEGNISNFRMWDDNVLITLMHIRLVLGMIARLPGFVLQGGNWQPARPGQTHQMQAQSRTQTQPHFSLQSDTSPAQHWADIDERGMYWGMRFLGMVYKAGGRYLCLAAMLPVIVYFFLTGETARKASRKYLRKMARANGTPPPRWRDSFAHFWRFGEAALDKIAGWSGEMKMDDVILPDGHDGIFSYIPKDRAIVLLVSHFGNIEIIRALASRDRDFRVNVLLHQKNAARFGKVLKKLAPESQVNLIEVSEIGPDTAIMLSQKVEQGEWVVIAADRVAIGARDKTVMVPFLGDPAPLPQGPFILAHLLGCPVYMTAAWRTNGRFEIAWEKLTDRMVLPRGKRIEAITDYATQYMAWLEQHVRAHPLQWYNFFDFWARPRDKNDQQ